A window of Bradyrhizobium diazoefficiens genomic DNA:
CGCTGATCTTCCTCAGCCGCCCCGGCGTTTCCATCCCTTCCGCCGATCTGATCCAGCTCGGCCTTCTGGCCATCACGGCTGCCGGCACCGCCAGCGTCACCGGCTTGATGCGCGAGCGGCTGCTCGGCACGTTCGCAGCCGAGCGCCGAAGCCACGCGCGGCTGTCGGCCGCACTCGACCAGGTCGATATCGGCATCGTGCTGCTCGACGCCGAGACGCGGGCCGAGTTCATCAACCGTGCGTTCCGCGATTACTTTGCGGTGCCGGACGAGATCGCCGACGGCAAGCCGCCCTTCATCGCGCTGATGTATCACGGCCGCGACACCGGCGCGTTCGAACTGCCGGAGGGCGAGCTCGGCAGCTTCATCGCGCAGCGCATGGAGATGGTGCGGACCGGCGATGCCACGCCGATCAACATCGCCTTGCGCAACGGCGAGGTGCTGCGCTTCGTCTGCGCCGCGCTGCCCGACGGCGGACGGATGCTCAGCTACACCCCGGTGACCGACCTCGTGCGCCACACCGACGCGCCGTCACGCGCCGATTACTACCGCTCGCTGCGCGATCCCACGGGCCGCGGGCTGATCCGGGATCTGCGCGTCGCGGAGTAGAGCCACGGCGCGATTGATCGCCGCACCCATCATCCCGTATGAAGGACTCTTCATCGATCGCGGAAATCCACATGTCGCTCACCATTCGCTCCGTCGCCAGGCAGGACTACGATCAATGGCTGCCGCTGTGGGACGGCTACAACGCCTTCTACGGCCGCTCCGGCCCGACCGCGCTCTCGGGCGAGATCACGCGCGTGACGTGGCAGCGTTTCTTCGATGCCTATGAGCCGGTGCATGCATTGGTGGCCGAGGACGACGGCAAGCTGCTCGGGCTGACGCACTATCTGTTCCATCGCAGCACCACCGCGATCGAGCCGTCCTGCTATTTGCAGGACCTGTTCACGCTGGAAGCCGCGCGCGGCAAGGGCGTCGCCTCGGCGTTGATCTACGGCGTGTACGAGCGCGCGAAGCTGGCGGGATCGCCACGCGTCTATTGGCAGACGCACGAGACCAATCTCACGGCGCAGCGCCTGTACGACAAGGTCGCGGAGCGTTCCGGCTTCATCGTCTATCGCAAGCTGTTCTGATCCGCGCGCGCACCCTGTGGATAACTCCCGCTGTCACCCGCGCGTAACATGGCGGGGCTAGGCTACACCTGCGTCTGATCAGGCCCCCCGTCACCGATCAAGCGCCCCAAAGCGGTCCCCGTCAGTCGCCGCGTCTGACAGGGGCCGCATCTTTTTGTCCGCCTTGTCAGCATGGCAGCAGCGCGGCGAGCGCCTTGCTGGCGCGGCGCACGGTGGTCACAATGTGCCCCGGCTCATCTGGCAGGATCTCTCCATGGAAATTCGCAATCTCGGCGCCTCCGGCCTTCGCGTGTCCGCGGTCGGACTCGGCTGCAACAATTTCGGCCAGCGTACCGATCTGGAGACCTCGCGCAAGGTGATCCATCGCGCGCTCGATCTCGGAATCACGCTGTTCGACACC
This region includes:
- a CDS encoding PAS-domain containing protein translates to MRFGWRAISGPVLTAATLLLAMLFDRFIPTPSPAPLLVGIVALAGALSGLASAIASAAVAVIGAALIFLSRPGVSIPSADLIQLGLLAITAAGTASVTGLMRERLLGTFAAERRSHARLSAALDQVDIGIVLLDAETRAEFINRAFRDYFAVPDEIADGKPPFIALMYHGRDTGAFELPEGELGSFIAQRMEMVRTGDATPINIALRNGEVLRFVCAALPDGGRMLSYTPVTDLVRHTDAPSRADYYRSLRDPTGRGLIRDLRVAE
- a CDS encoding GNAT family N-acetyltransferase, with the translated sequence MSLTIRSVARQDYDQWLPLWDGYNAFYGRSGPTALSGEITRVTWQRFFDAYEPVHALVAEDDGKLLGLTHYLFHRSTTAIEPSCYLQDLFTLEAARGKGVASALIYGVYERAKLAGSPRVYWQTHETNLTAQRLYDKVAERSGFIVYRKLF